From the genome of Polyodon spathula isolate WHYD16114869_AA chromosome 14, ASM1765450v1, whole genome shotgun sequence, one region includes:
- the LOC121326903 gene encoding BEN domain-containing protein 5-like isoform X1, with protein MFAFVRFLEDDVCYALPVSNVKDFKPLHKTDFDNQKVYLVKRTEENGTGQPGNAQILALAENIQEFEHSILQKKMKIPKLSTKDVEKSQQNHFGEEPMPLRHKKAQEHSRSSSANSSKSLAAVVARLERNAVNSYAEGEEEEEEEEEDEDEEDNEEDSVVEDSGTGEAMVPRYLYEELVHNYRQQEEEMRRLQQELERTRRQLVQQAKKLKQYGSLMTEVKELRDFNRRLQDVLLLRLGSEPMHDNGTQTIKVDPVEPIMEPQEVCREEANASSSSSHSPSPRNVYTFNDGKVHLGGGIWVDEEKWHQLQRTQGDSKFTKNLAVMIWGTETLKNRSVTGVATKKKKDALPKPPLSPSKLKIVRECLYDRVSQETADSAEITQRLSKVNKYICEKIMDINKSIKNEERRESKLLIRQTVKMENFTYDGI; from the exons ATGTTTGCTTTTGTGAGGTTTCTGGAAGACGATGTTTGCTACGCGCTTCCAGTTTCCAATGTAAAGGATTTTAAACCTCTGCACAAGACGGATTTCGATAATCAAAAGGTGTATTTGGTTAAGAGAACAGAAGAGAATGGCACAGGCCAGCCTGGAAATGCACAAATACTGGCGCTTGCAG AAAACATACAAGAGTTTGAACACAGCATTCTGCAGAAGAAGATGAAGATTCCCAAACTCTCCACAAAAGATGTTGAAAAATCACAGCAGAATCACTTTGGGGAGGAACCAATGCCACTCAGACACAAAAAG GCACAAGAGCACAGTCGCTCCTCGAGCGCAAACTCCTCAAAGAGCCTGGCGGCTGTGGTCGCACGGCTGGAGCGCAATGCTGTGAACTCGTACGCGGAgggtgaggaggaggaagaggaggaggaggaggatgaagatGAGGAGGACAATGAGGAGGACAGTGTGGTGGAGGACTCGGGCACAGGGGAGGCCATGGTGCCACGCTACCTCTATGAGGAGCTGGTGCACAACTACAGGCAGCAGGAGGAAGAGATGCGGCGCCTCCAGCAGGAACTGGAGCGCACACGCAGGCAGCTGGTACAGCAGGCCAAGAAGCTCAAACAGTATGGCAGCCTGATGACCGAAGTGAAGGAGCTGAGAGACTTCAACCGGAGGCTGCAGGACGTCCTGCTCCTGAGGCTCGGCAGCG AGCCAATGCACGACAATGGCACTCAGACAATCAAGGTTGATCCGGTGGAGCCAATTATGGAGCCACAGGAGGTCTGTCGGGAAGAGGCTAACGCCAGCTCTAGCTCCAGCCACTCTCCGTCCCCCAGAAACGTATACACTTTCAACGATGGGAAG GTACACTTGGGTGGTGGGATTTGGGTGGATGAGGAGAAGTGGCACCAGTTGCAGCGCACGCAAGGAGACTCTAAGTTCACCAAAAACCTGGCAGTGATGATCTGGGGCACAGAGACCCTGAAGAACAGGAGCGTCACAGGGGTAGCTACCAAGAAAAAGAAAGACGCCTTGCCTAAGCCCCCGCTCTCGCCAAGTAAACTCAAAATCGTGAGAG AGTGTCTGTACGACAGAGTATCTCAAGAAACAGCGGACAGTGCTGAGATTACACAGAGACTGTCCAAAGTGAACAAATACATCTGTGAAAAGATCATGGATATCAACAAATCAATCAAGAATGAGGAGAGGCGGGAATCCAAGTTGCTTATTAGACAGACAGTCAAGATGGAGAATTTCACCTACGATGGCATATAG
- the LOC121326903 gene encoding BEN domain-containing protein 5-like isoform X2 has product MLKNHSRITLGRNQCHSDTKRPPNSLLSIGLSPVFLPQPQAQEHSRSSSANSSKSLAAVVARLERNAVNSYAEGEEEEEEEEEDEDEEDNEEDSVVEDSGTGEAMVPRYLYEELVHNYRQQEEEMRRLQQELERTRRQLVQQAKKLKQYGSLMTEVKELRDFNRRLQDVLLLRLGSEPMHDNGTQTIKVDPVEPIMEPQEVCREEANASSSSSHSPSPRNVYTFNDGKVHLGGGIWVDEEKWHQLQRTQGDSKFTKNLAVMIWGTETLKNRSVTGVATKKKKDALPKPPLSPSKLKIVRECLYDRVSQETADSAEITQRLSKVNKYICEKIMDINKSIKNEERRESKLLIRQTVKMENFTYDGI; this is encoded by the exons ATGTTGAAAAATCACAGCAGAATCACTTTGGGGAGGAACCAATGCCACTCAGACACAAAAAG GCCACCTAACTCCTTATTGAGCATAGGTTTGAGCCCAGTCTTCCTTCCCCAACCCCAGGCACAAGAGCACAGTCGCTCCTCGAGCGCAAACTCCTCAAAGAGCCTGGCGGCTGTGGTCGCACGGCTGGAGCGCAATGCTGTGAACTCGTACGCGGAgggtgaggaggaggaagaggaggaggaggaggatgaagatGAGGAGGACAATGAGGAGGACAGTGTGGTGGAGGACTCGGGCACAGGGGAGGCCATGGTGCCACGCTACCTCTATGAGGAGCTGGTGCACAACTACAGGCAGCAGGAGGAAGAGATGCGGCGCCTCCAGCAGGAACTGGAGCGCACACGCAGGCAGCTGGTACAGCAGGCCAAGAAGCTCAAACAGTATGGCAGCCTGATGACCGAAGTGAAGGAGCTGAGAGACTTCAACCGGAGGCTGCAGGACGTCCTGCTCCTGAGGCTCGGCAGCG AGCCAATGCACGACAATGGCACTCAGACAATCAAGGTTGATCCGGTGGAGCCAATTATGGAGCCACAGGAGGTCTGTCGGGAAGAGGCTAACGCCAGCTCTAGCTCCAGCCACTCTCCGTCCCCCAGAAACGTATACACTTTCAACGATGGGAAG GTACACTTGGGTGGTGGGATTTGGGTGGATGAGGAGAAGTGGCACCAGTTGCAGCGCACGCAAGGAGACTCTAAGTTCACCAAAAACCTGGCAGTGATGATCTGGGGCACAGAGACCCTGAAGAACAGGAGCGTCACAGGGGTAGCTACCAAGAAAAAGAAAGACGCCTTGCCTAAGCCCCCGCTCTCGCCAAGTAAACTCAAAATCGTGAGAG AGTGTCTGTACGACAGAGTATCTCAAGAAACAGCGGACAGTGCTGAGATTACACAGAGACTGTCCAAAGTGAACAAATACATCTGTGAAAAGATCATGGATATCAACAAATCAATCAAGAATGAGGAGAGGCGGGAATCCAAGTTGCTTATTAGACAGACAGTCAAGATGGAGAATTTCACCTACGATGGCATATAG